From the Oryctolagus cuniculus chromosome 17, mOryCun1.1, whole genome shotgun sequence genome, the window TCTGTGGCTATTTATCTAAGCAGGAAGACCACGAAAAGTAAAGAGCTGAGAAACAATCACCAATATTTTCACATATGCTAATGATAGTTCAAATATCTGTAATTTAATTTACCTCACTACTGAGTTGCTTATATATACCTTCTGTTGTGTTGAATGCCTATACAGTGCCATGTATATATAGACACTTTTAGTATATTTGCACTTTTTTGTAAATAACCTCAAAATGATTGTGAAATTATTACCTTCGAGACCAGGtaggtggggctggtgttggggcacagcGGGTAAGCGTCTGCCTGCGACTCTGGCatccaagtgccagtttgagtcctggctaccccactttccatcctgctccctggtaatgcaactgggaaagcagaggacgatggtccaagtgcttgggcccctgctacccacgagACGgatgtccaggctcctggctttggcctggccagccctagctatctggggccattaggggagtgaaccagtgtatgcaAGATCTTGCCCTTTGTTGCCGCTCCTTCTCtgtaatcctgtctttcaaataaataaatattcatgaaaaaaaaaaaaaagacatagtaaGTTCACATAATTCAACAATGAACTTCCCACTATGCCATGACGCCTCACTGAAAATAGTATACGGTGTCAAAGATCAAGATTATTACTGGTTGGAACATTTTCCCTTTTGCCACCTTAAAATAGTCTCAAGTTGCATGACAGTTTCTACCAACACCGTGAAAATGAAATACCATCTGTCAAAGAGGCCTGTCCGAAGACAAAATTCCAGGAATCTCTTGGGTAGAGATCAATCATGGTTATTCCCACGACACAGAAGGCATCTTCAGGCTTCTTCTTCTTTAGGAACTTCAGGATGTGCCCTATTGTAAAAGAAACGTGTGCGTGTGTATATGAGCTACGCAGATACACGCATCTGGACTTACTCAGTTCACGCTGGAAAGCTGCTTAATTCACCTGCATGAATCTGTAGATTCTGTGTGTTATCGTTGATTCTAAAGGAACACCTTGTCGCAGAAACAGAAACCGGTTCGAGGAGTTTTACTGTCAAGCCATAGAAAAATGCTTCACAGTAGCCTTTGAGCCATTTAATATATTCTTCGCTGATAATCCTAGTGTTGCCTAGAGCAcctataaaatgggagaaaatttaaAGACGCACCTTGAGGTGGGTGAAATATTGTCTTTAATctgaaattagaaacaaaatCAACTCTAAATTTTCAATACAACTGTATCATTCATTGAAGCCAATATGAATTGAAAAGCAATGCGATGTTCATTTTAAGTCTGTTGGGCTATAAAATGTCTGGCACTGCAATGAATGTCAAAAATGATCCTAAGAGCGCCTACTGGAATCAAACAACAGTACACACTACCCCGGACAACAGCACCAACCCCGAACCAGCACATGACCCATACGTACCAATGGACTGGATATAAATACTACGCTTCTCCGCAGAGGGTGTGTTTCTGTAAGGATCACTGTAAAACTGCTCAAAGTCTTGGGGAGCCTCAGGATGGGAGGTGATCCAGTCCGACTGTGAATGCAAGGTAATGGGACCAAAGAGGTCACTGGTCGGCTGGAAGGCTTCGTTCATTAAACGCTGCTCCCCCGCTTCGAATTTCTCATACTGGGACACAAGCACTGGGTTCTTGGAGATGAGAGCGGTTTTTAAGGTCTGTTCAGAGTGCCGAAGTATTTGCATCTACCCAAAAACACACGAGTCGTCACCTGCAAACGCGTATCCACACTGGGGGCTTTACCACCCCTCCACGTACATCTCTGATTTCTTGCTAGACTGGAATGACTGACTGCTCCTGCCTTGGGGTGGCCACACTGACAGTGATCTCAATGCCATTCGATGTCTTGGGCAGGGTAACTAAGACACTGGAAAGATATCATCAACTCCACTCCGTCACTGCCTATGGAACCTGCTTCTGCTATCAAAACGAATGGTGACCCTTAGAGAACGAACTGGCATCTGATTTCTTTTTAGTTGGGTAATACTAATGAGCTGACTCATTAGGGCCACATGAAAGGTACTCATCCTTTCCAATGTGACTCAGAGGTACACACGATCAGAGAACTCAAGTAAACCCTGCCACTTTGCCACTTCTGTAATTTAACTGCCGGCTACCAGGAGGCAGCTCCAGCACCGAAGGGTATTGCCTCAAAGTCCTGTCGGGGAAGGCGTGCTATGACTCACGGTGACAGGGCTCTTCCATTCGCATCGTGTTCCTCTGCAGAGCTGTCAAACTTCCCGTCGGAATGGCTCAAACATGTTCCACCACGAGCCCTCTGAGTTAGAAAGGGAAAAACTGAACATCTCCGTCTGGAGCGCGtctgcctgcaccctgccccgcTGCCCGATTACCTACATTGTTCCAGTTTGACAAACTGCAGGGGAAACTTAAGCTAACGTCTATTCCGAATTCTGGAAATCCAGAGGACCAGATCAAAGGCTCCCGCCGTGCGAGCTGATGCGGGCGCAGGGTGTTCCTCACACTAGCTAACCGAGCTGAAACGCGACCTCAGTGCAGGGCCAGAGCTACTCCGGAATTCTACCTACCTTACAGGGCGGGGAGGCGCCCAGGGGAGTGTTTACCTTATAAGGACGGGCTTGTCCGGAAACATGGCGTGCAGGGGTGCCTTCACCCtgacatcaaaaaaaaaaaaaggcggtgCGAAGGGTCAGGGGGCCTGCTCCAGCCTCCAGgtgtgacctggatggagccccaggAGGCTGCCGGGGACCTGGGCTGCCCCGGGCCTCCAGACCAGCTGGTCCCCGCTCGCCGGCTGCCCACAGCCACTCCGCACACCTCGCACACTGGCTGGTGAGCGTAGTGGGGTcccccccccagccccgtccATCGCTtcgcccttcctcctcctcctcggagaGCCCCCCTCGCCCTCGCGCCCCGGGGACATCCC encodes:
- the AMZ2 gene encoding archaemetzincin-2 isoform X2, which gives rise to MQILRHSEQTLKTALISKNPVLVSQYEKFEAGEQRLMNEAFQPTSDLFGPITLHSQSDWITSHPEAPQDFEQFYSDPYRNTPSAEKRSIYIQSIGALGNTRIISEEYIKWLKGYCEAFFYGLTVKLLEPVSVSATRCSFRINDNTQNLQIHAGHILKFLKKKKPEDAFCVVGITMIDLYPRDSWNFVFGQASLTDGVGIFSFARYGRDFYSSHYEGKVKKLQKKSSNDYSIFDNYYIPEITSVLLLRSCKALVKWIDDDSASTPVVAPRHSREDNVNLPKPAEAFKDWREWIVKCLAILQK
- the AMZ2 gene encoding archaemetzincin-2 isoform X1; its protein translation is MQILRHSEQTLKTALISKNPVLVSQYEKFEAGEQRLMNEAFQPTSDLFGPITLHSQSDWITSHPEAPQDFEQFYSDPYRNTPSAEKRSIYIQSIGALGNTRIISEEYIKWLKGYCEAFFYGLTVKLLEPVSVSATRCSFRINDNTQNLQIHAGHILKFLKKKKPEDAFCVVGITMIDLYPRDSWNFVFGQASLTDGVGIFSFARYGRDFYSSHYEGKVKKLQKKSSNDYSIFDNYYIPEITSVLLLRSCKTVTHEIGHIFGLRHCQWLACLMQGSNHLEEADRRPLNLCPICLRKLQCAVGFSIVERYKALVKWIDDDSASTPVVAPRHSREDNVNLPKPAEAFKDWREWIVKCLAILQK